A single Anatilimnocola floriformis DNA region contains:
- a CDS encoding type II secretion system protein: protein MKTHPASTRNGLTLLEMMVVLVILLALSTLIIPVISWIGQRSQLVATRETCNRLREVLVNQYMPDMGELPRPRAALTTGMSATRQRGPQLVYLFVNPDTHEDGDTTNDFLTPTNMLSGRRWQGPYPLHSGSEYFVTDTDTSLTTGTNFTNRYGVGDATTCIGDPTIIDAWGNPIVIQEPDFNSNNITDEIDRQHTRLVSAGRNGIIDTPPDVLMPTVAQRVDDVVVFLFRHDEFGDAHLNMQP, encoded by the coding sequence ATGAAAACGCATCCCGCAAGCACGAGAAACGGTCTGACACTGCTCGAAATGATGGTGGTGCTGGTCATTTTGCTCGCTCTGAGCACGTTGATAATTCCTGTGATCAGTTGGATCGGCCAACGCTCGCAACTCGTGGCCACTCGCGAGACGTGCAATCGGCTCCGCGAGGTCCTGGTGAATCAATACATGCCCGACATGGGCGAGTTGCCCCGGCCGCGGGCTGCCCTGACGACCGGTATGTCGGCCACGCGGCAACGGGGGCCGCAGTTGGTTTATTTGTTCGTCAATCCCGATACGCACGAAGATGGCGATACGACCAACGACTTTCTCACGCCCACGAACATGCTGAGTGGGCGTCGCTGGCAGGGTCCGTATCCGCTCCACTCTGGTTCAGAGTATTTCGTCACCGATACCGATACCTCGCTGACAACGGGCACTAACTTTACGAATCGCTACGGCGTTGGTGACGCGACGACATGCATTGGTGATCCCACGATCATCGACGCCTGGGGCAACCCCATCGTCATTCAAGAGCCCGACTTTAACAGCAACAACATCACGGACGAAATCGATCGTCAGCACACGCGCTTGGTTTCGGCCGGCCGCAACGGCATTATCGACACGCCGCCCGATGTGTTGATGCCAACGGTGGCGCAGCGCGTGGACGACGTGGTGGTGTTTCTCTTTCGTCACGATGAATTCGGCGACGCTCATCTGAACATGCAGCCGTAG
- a CDS encoding tetratricopeptide repeat protein: MRTIHFLALLVPAIALHAGCSHYFPQKTTSDPLKKPHVVEKPLPTATKVLVDGPALALGQPEQDIAAKRQFVDRFQALIKENRFGAARLYVQRHPDLALDALRDAAAESADLKSQGSLAQAYDECCSATNSAYSWQVCMQTLAARPDALKNYRETRMRVMLCLRNGQFAEAMQIDLVRATQPLGQVHLMIEAYQLAGVSCMLADQPAGAAAAFQQAAAQARDSAPHQSAHVMLLLSEAQRRSGDNSGAVQTWTAATTLISNLLTLPKPLIDPTLWDRAVYLQPVGVDFPPQVLQNFTQLYRGPSVPLDLQPAMNIVQAQLDGSDKPSVPAIIAACLGTWRLNRHEAQQGLLLLKRAEALGTVEAATGWTRLTQAKALTALGQTSTSTALLIQLAGAKDNSPVSLAAAAELGSLKLHEGMTQQGLSLLRRGLTAQPEVQWPNRAAAEADLGLAYLMLGDEKNGMNWLERAQGHFRAQQDVEALAQTYWNQSKYFEHAKNKERMASCEQELRTLQF, translated from the coding sequence ATGCGCACGATTCACTTCCTAGCCCTGCTCGTCCCGGCAATCGCATTGCACGCCGGTTGCTCGCATTACTTCCCACAAAAGACCACGTCCGATCCGCTGAAGAAACCGCACGTGGTCGAAAAGCCGCTGCCGACGGCGACAAAGGTGCTCGTCGATGGCCCCGCGCTCGCGCTCGGTCAGCCCGAGCAAGATATCGCCGCCAAGCGGCAATTCGTCGATCGCTTCCAAGCACTCATCAAGGAAAACCGCTTCGGTGCCGCACGGTTGTACGTGCAGCGGCATCCAGACCTGGCTCTCGATGCGCTGCGCGATGCCGCAGCGGAATCGGCCGATCTGAAGAGCCAAGGCTCGCTCGCACAGGCGTATGACGAATGCTGCTCGGCGACGAATTCGGCGTACAGCTGGCAAGTCTGCATGCAAACGCTGGCTGCTCGGCCCGATGCTTTGAAAAACTATCGCGAAACACGGATGCGGGTGATGCTATGCCTGCGTAACGGTCAATTTGCCGAAGCAATGCAGATCGACCTGGTGCGAGCCACGCAGCCGCTCGGGCAGGTCCATTTGATGATCGAAGCCTATCAACTCGCTGGTGTAAGTTGCATGCTGGCCGATCAACCCGCCGGAGCTGCCGCCGCCTTTCAACAAGCGGCCGCGCAAGCTCGCGACTCCGCACCGCATCAGTCGGCGCATGTCATGTTGCTCCTCAGCGAAGCTCAGCGCCGGTCGGGCGACAATAGCGGAGCCGTGCAAACCTGGACTGCCGCCACGACGCTCATCAGCAATCTGCTGACGCTTCCCAAACCGCTGATCGATCCCACGCTCTGGGATCGCGCCGTGTATCTGCAGCCAGTGGGCGTCGATTTTCCGCCGCAAGTGCTGCAGAATTTCACGCAGTTGTATCGCGGGCCGAGTGTGCCGCTCGATCTGCAACCGGCGATGAACATCGTGCAGGCGCAGCTCGATGGCAGCGACAAGCCGTCGGTGCCGGCCATCATCGCGGCATGCCTGGGTACATGGCGGTTGAATCGTCATGAAGCGCAGCAAGGTCTGCTGCTGCTCAAGCGAGCCGAAGCGCTCGGCACGGTCGAAGCCGCCACCGGTTGGACTCGCCTCACGCAGGCCAAGGCTTTGACCGCGCTCGGTCAAACCTCGACTTCGACAGCGCTGCTGATTCAACTCGCCGGGGCCAAGGACAACTCGCCGGTCTCGCTCGCTGCGGCCGCCGAGCTCGGTTCGCTTAAATTGCACGAAGGCATGACCCAGCAAGGCCTGTCACTCCTGCGCCGCGGCTTGACCGCGCAACCCGAAGTGCAGTGGCCCAACCGGGCCGCTGCTGAAGCCGATTTGGGACTCGCCTATCTGATGCTCGGCGATGAAAAGAACGGCATGAACTGGCTGGAACGAGCCCAAGGACACTTCCGCGCTCAGCAAGACGTGGAAGCACTGGCCCAGACCTATTGGAATCAATCGAAGTACTTTGAACACGCCAAGAACAAAGAGCGGATGGCATCCTGCGAGCAAGAGCTACGCACCTTGCAGTTCTAA
- a CDS encoding type II secretion system protein GspG, which translates to MNQRNNLGAIQRVGLSLMELVVVLAILAAMATAATVATDKFLAQRRFEKTQTGLDALRLAVLGRHETATEQAPSVTEGFVADLGRLPMAIGDDPALQGAELWLNPNNLQAYGLKQSTLDSEVWLACGWRGPYLRQPTGAVRYNDGWGRPFRMLSLDSGGAVVPAAAGQPITGVASFGADGTLGAAPTNTAAWNQDMSVLFHDPMTPAAQHSSVSIQVTVWQRDGYGELQVPVDPTNATAATSVEVRLFGPDGLGGLGVMQQVRTGPFTTEPPRVAFTNVPIGPKVLRAYWTETAGLRKTVPMPIELTRTGKTEWSLILPATISVPATPPSTP; encoded by the coding sequence ATGAATCAGCGCAATAACCTCGGCGCCATTCAGCGAGTCGGTCTGTCGCTGATGGAACTAGTTGTGGTGCTGGCGATCCTGGCTGCCATGGCGACGGCTGCCACGGTGGCCACTGACAAGTTTCTAGCGCAACGACGCTTCGAAAAAACACAAACCGGATTGGACGCCTTACGTCTGGCTGTGCTGGGCCGTCACGAAACCGCGACGGAGCAAGCACCGAGCGTCACCGAGGGCTTTGTGGCTGACCTGGGCCGCCTACCGATGGCCATCGGTGATGATCCTGCGTTGCAAGGCGCAGAACTCTGGTTGAATCCGAACAATTTGCAGGCTTACGGTCTGAAGCAGTCGACGCTTGATTCGGAAGTGTGGCTGGCCTGCGGTTGGCGAGGTCCTTATTTGCGGCAGCCGACCGGCGCGGTGCGCTACAACGATGGTTGGGGCCGTCCGTTTCGGATGCTTTCGCTCGATTCCGGTGGTGCCGTCGTTCCAGCCGCAGCGGGGCAGCCGATCACCGGTGTGGCCAGCTTCGGCGCCGACGGCACTTTGGGCGCTGCGCCCACGAACACTGCTGCCTGGAATCAGGATATGAGCGTGCTATTTCACGATCCCATGACTCCCGCCGCGCAGCATTCGAGCGTCAGCATTCAAGTCACCGTTTGGCAACGCGATGGCTACGGCGAATTGCAAGTTCCGGTCGATCCGACCAATGCCACGGCGGCCACTTCGGTAGAGGTGCGTCTCTTTGGCCCCGACGGCCTGGGTGGCCTGGGAGTGATGCAGCAGGTTCGCACTGGTCCTTTCACGACCGAACCGCCGCGCGTGGCATTCACGAATGTGCCGATCGGCCCCAAAGTGTTGCGGGCTTATTGGACAGAAACCGCGGGCCTGCGCAAGACGGTGCCGATGCCGATTGAATTGACCCGCACTGGCAAAACCGAATGGTCGCTGATCCTGCCTGCGACGATCAGTGTGCCGGCCACACCACCGAGCACACCTTAA
- a CDS encoding type II secretion system protein, translating to MPDLHFTLFRESGSRDHMCIVPQRSKHFTGLTLFEMVVVLTILMALSAIVVPALSRRMGDARLTVTQHSLQSVRDAVANGYYQDQFERLPLTLDASRVFHPQLVYLFVNPSTYGSVAIGGGLPTLGFDPFTKRGWNGPYLQAGVGTPKYAVDTSRGFTRLYGEDGDATAVDGWGQPIVLQQPISLTDASYSTDLRVTRVVSAGPNGVLETPPDVLYPSAAQIGDDVILLVGASL from the coding sequence TTGCCAGATCTCCATTTCACGCTCTTTCGAGAATCAGGTTCACGCGACCACATGTGCATCGTGCCGCAACGCTCGAAACACTTCACCGGCTTGACGCTGTTTGAAATGGTCGTCGTTTTGACCATTTTGATGGCGCTGTCGGCGATTGTGGTTCCCGCGCTCTCGCGACGAATGGGTGACGCAAGGTTGACGGTTACGCAGCACAGCCTGCAATCGGTTCGCGATGCCGTCGCGAACGGTTATTACCAGGATCAATTCGAGCGTTTGCCGCTGACCCTGGATGCCAGCCGAGTGTTTCATCCGCAGTTGGTTTATTTGTTCGTGAATCCCAGTACCTACGGCTCGGTTGCCATTGGTGGCGGCTTGCCGACGCTTGGATTTGATCCGTTTACCAAGCGTGGTTGGAATGGCCCCTACCTGCAGGCCGGAGTGGGAACGCCGAAATATGCGGTTGATACGTCGCGCGGTTTCACGCGGTTGTACGGCGAAGATGGCGATGCCACGGCCGTCGATGGCTGGGGTCAGCCGATCGTGCTGCAGCAACCGATTTCGTTGACGGATGCGAGCTACTCGACTGATCTGCGAGTGACTCGCGTCGTCTCGGCAGGACCAAACGGCGTGCTCGAAACGCCGCCGGACGTGCTGTATCCCTCGGCAGCGCAAATTGGCGATGATGTCATTTTGCTGGTCGGAGCCAGCTTATGA
- a CDS encoding type IV pilus twitching motility protein PilT: MNSAIDPTSNIATQQSVAAITQALDGMLAMCVQSGASDLHLSSGRPPYVRLHGQLAPIPGSTPLSLDALKLLSIRLIGPHFEQALTATGSADGAFTFTDSTRFRFNVYRREGELSIALRRLEDRLHTLAELGLSDLLYEVCDQSHGLVVVAGPTGSGKSTTLATLVDRVNRTRPCHIITIEDPIEYLHPPAKSLVDQRQVGIDASSFNDALVAALRQDPDVILVGEIRELNTIRTAITASETGHLVLTTVHAGDCIGAVERLVSVFPADEQTGVRKQLALVLRWIIAQQLLVADGARVLKDAEVTGILSRRRVVASEVMKNTSAVANLIANGKSSQIISAIEAGTSVGMQTIEHDLARLWMQGFISETTAQTLARNSNVLRERALLYRQRGFQATDGSPSPAGGRPSTGANR; the protein is encoded by the coding sequence ATGAATTCTGCAATCGACCCCACATCGAACATCGCTACACAGCAATCTGTCGCTGCGATCACGCAAGCGCTCGATGGCATGCTGGCAATGTGCGTGCAATCGGGCGCGTCGGATTTGCATCTCTCTTCGGGCCGACCTCCTTACGTGCGCTTGCACGGCCAACTCGCGCCGATTCCAGGTTCCACTCCTCTTTCGCTTGACGCCCTGAAGTTGCTGTCGATCCGTTTGATCGGCCCGCATTTTGAACAAGCGCTAACAGCGACCGGTTCGGCCGATGGTGCTTTTACATTCACCGATTCGACCCGTTTTCGCTTTAACGTTTACCGCCGCGAAGGCGAACTGAGCATCGCACTGCGGCGACTCGAAGACCGGCTGCACACGCTCGCCGAACTCGGTCTGTCGGATTTGTTGTACGAGGTTTGCGATCAAAGCCACGGTCTGGTGGTCGTCGCGGGACCAACGGGCAGCGGTAAGAGCACCACGCTGGCGACGCTGGTCGACCGCGTGAATCGCACACGGCCTTGCCACATCATCACGATCGAAGACCCGATCGAATACCTTCATCCGCCCGCCAAGAGCCTAGTCGACCAGCGGCAAGTGGGAATCGATGCGAGCAGTTTCAACGATGCTCTGGTAGCCGCCCTGCGACAAGATCCCGATGTGATCCTCGTCGGCGAAATTCGCGAACTCAACACGATTCGCACGGCGATCACGGCTTCGGAAACGGGCCACTTGGTGCTGACCACCGTTCACGCCGGCGATTGCATCGGCGCGGTCGAGCGTCTGGTCTCGGTCTTTCCTGCCGACGAGCAAACCGGCGTTCGCAAGCAGTTGGCGCTGGTGCTGCGATGGATCATCGCCCAGCAGTTGCTGGTCGCCGATGGAGCGCGGGTTTTGAAGGATGCCGAAGTGACTGGCATTCTTTCCCGCCGCCGCGTGGTCGCCAGTGAAGTGATGAAGAACACCAGCGCGGTTGCCAACCTGATTGCCAACGGCAAGAGCAGTCAAATCATTTCGGCCATCGAAGCCGGCACCTCGGTCGGCATGCAAACCATCGAACACGATCTGGCCCGTTTGTGGATGCAGGGCTTCATCAGCGAGACGACCGCCCAAACCTTGGCCCGCAATTCGAATGTGCTGCGAGAACGAGCTTTGCTCTATCGGCAGCGGGGCTTTCAAGCGACCGATGGCTCGCCGTCACCGGCGGGCGGTCGGCCCTCGACGGGAGCCAACCGATGA
- a CDS encoding type II secretion system protein GspD → MDDRTTAKIVRCLVCTLALALGNVSRSQEPIGPGARVPEERLAIMELRQLPLRDALLLFSEQTGINVVASSAAAEIPISIYVRNVTPRQALEAMTKTHGLFFREDVASGIISIFTTEEFEFNLRNFREEKTKVFTLLYPNAYDAAQAISDIYGSQVVLSTGSNQQQEFQELSQRFNRFDLVDRRAMGIGLFGGGNTSGGGGGFGGGGFGGGGGGFGGGGGGGFGGGGGIGGSGGAGGNFGGGFAGQTRTDLLQNAQAGRNIATQDAASSRPEDRVDLSRLTPDQIQALVSSSNNQRDQSVVNELMRQQRASIFITVIRRQNQIIVRTSDEETMNQIADLVQRLDVPTPLVLLEVKIMSLDLSDGFNSVFDYQFGGAAATGQFTTGDILPPGPGSPSPLTNDPASTAAGFPAPDFQRLPVTPGNMLFQVVSDNFRYRMQLLETKNRVTELATPLLLTANNEVSRLFVGREVPLNRSFSGPQAINNGIGGAALGAGTTAIEFRPVGTTLLVTPNINADRTVTLRILQEQSNIVSNGSTVLVPTNTGFVPQTIDTVAARTVSGTVVAKDGLTVALGGLIEEHVSDQRDEVPIAGKLPVIGFFFRNQDTRRSKTELVVMIRPYVFNTPSETAAVSHHLVDLLSINPNAPDAVGTLGSFAPHEAVRPNPPTNPLQTIFRFHNVEPKNY, encoded by the coding sequence ATGGACGATCGAACAACAGCCAAGATAGTGCGCTGCTTGGTGTGCACGCTGGCCCTCGCACTTGGGAACGTGAGCCGCTCGCAAGAGCCAATTGGCCCGGGAGCCCGAGTGCCGGAGGAACGCCTCGCGATCATGGAACTCCGGCAGCTGCCGCTGCGCGACGCGCTGCTGCTCTTCTCGGAGCAAACCGGCATCAATGTGGTGGCGTCTTCGGCCGCAGCGGAAATTCCCATTTCCATCTACGTACGTAACGTCACGCCGCGGCAAGCCCTCGAGGCGATGACCAAGACGCACGGCTTGTTCTTTCGCGAGGATGTTGCGTCGGGAATCATCTCGATCTTCACCACGGAAGAGTTCGAGTTCAACCTGCGCAACTTCCGCGAAGAGAAGACCAAGGTTTTCACGCTGCTGTATCCCAATGCTTACGATGCCGCGCAAGCAATTAGCGACATCTACGGCAGCCAGGTAGTTCTCAGCACTGGTTCGAATCAACAGCAGGAATTTCAAGAACTATCGCAGCGATTTAACCGCTTCGATCTGGTCGACCGGCGCGCCATGGGCATCGGCCTGTTTGGTGGCGGCAATACCAGTGGTGGCGGCGGTGGTTTTGGTGGGGGTGGCTTTGGAGGAGGAGGTGGTGGTTTTGGTGGCGGCGGTGGTGGTGGCTTTGGAGGAGGAGGCGGTATCGGTGGTTCTGGCGGCGCTGGAGGCAACTTCGGCGGCGGTTTTGCTGGCCAGACGCGTACCGACCTGCTGCAAAATGCCCAAGCCGGTCGCAATATCGCCACCCAAGATGCCGCTTCTTCGCGGCCGGAAGATCGCGTCGATCTCAGCCGTTTGACGCCCGATCAGATCCAGGCCCTCGTCAGCTCATCCAATAATCAGCGCGATCAGTCGGTAGTGAACGAATTGATGCGGCAGCAACGAGCGTCGATCTTCATCACCGTGATTCGCCGGCAAAACCAGATCATTGTGCGGACGAGCGACGAAGAAACGATGAATCAAATCGCCGATCTGGTTCAACGACTCGACGTGCCCACGCCGCTCGTGTTGCTGGAAGTGAAGATTATGTCGCTCGATCTCAGCGACGGCTTCAACTCAGTGTTCGATTACCAATTCGGCGGCGCTGCGGCCACCGGCCAATTCACCACGGGCGATATTCTGCCGCCCGGCCCCGGAAGTCCTAGCCCTTTGACCAATGACCCTGCGTCAACCGCAGCAGGTTTTCCGGCTCCCGATTTTCAACGCCTGCCGGTCACTCCGGGCAACATGCTGTTTCAGGTGGTCAGCGACAATTTCCGCTATCGCATGCAGTTGCTGGAAACCAAGAACCGTGTAACCGAATTGGCTACACCTCTCTTGCTGACAGCCAATAACGAAGTCAGCCGCCTGTTTGTCGGTCGGGAAGTGCCGCTCAATCGCAGCTTCTCGGGACCGCAGGCGATCAACAACGGCATCGGTGGTGCTGCCCTGGGTGCGGGCACCACGGCCATCGAATTTCGTCCCGTTGGAACAACGCTGCTGGTAACACCAAATATCAATGCCGACCGAACCGTCACGCTGCGGATCCTGCAGGAGCAATCGAATATTGTCTCGAATGGCTCGACGGTGCTCGTTCCGACCAACACGGGCTTCGTGCCGCAGACGATCGACACCGTTGCAGCTCGAACCGTGAGCGGCACGGTCGTCGCCAAGGACGGTTTGACGGTTGCCCTCGGCGGCTTGATCGAAGAACACGTGAGCGATCAGCGTGACGAAGTTCCAATTGCCGGCAAGTTGCCGGTGATCGGTTTCTTCTTTCGAAATCAAGACACTCGCCGCAGCAAGACCGAACTCGTCGTGATGATTCGCCCTTACGTCTTCAACACGCCGTCGGAGACCGCTGCGGTCAGCCATCACCTGGTCGATTTACTCAGCATCAATCCCAACGCTCCCGACGCGGTCGGCACACTGGGATCGTTCGCACCGCATGAAGCGGTACGGCCGAACCCGCCGACGAATCCGCTGCAGACGATTTTCCGGTTTCACAATGTGGAACCCAAGAACTACTAA
- a CDS encoding GspE/PulE family protein, with amino-acid sequence MSTEPVEPLLDMDQVKVDPAWALRVPASLAVRRQLLPFALVQGQVCVACSNQRDASAIQALQRQLQQPLKLYNAEPASLKRALDRIYGNAEAAARMGAAAAGKPRTGDVESEDAVSLCDELLSAALVRQASDVHLNPKADKLQVRFRVDGVLEDYRPLPIALHASMVSRFKVLSGMDISERRSPQDGRFTHTFGGQNQKVDVRVATLPTRHGERMTLRLLAVQTESLTLEKLGMSDADLKNFSHAIDRPHGLILITGPTGSGKTTSLYAAIRKLIAGATYNVITIEDPIEYEISDVQQVEVDSADKVSFAKALRSVLRHDPDVVMIGEIRDHETADIAIKSSLTGHLVMSTLHTNSAVSAVTRLVDMEIDRFLIAATLRLAVAQRLVRRLCQHCHRSRPLTHAEAETLSRPAAGTAVFDPVGCMYCANRGYVGRLGVFEMLPVDERIAGMISSGAEETALIAQLRLQQQPQLVDDGLMKMQSGLTSAAEVLASVASW; translated from the coding sequence ATGAGTACAGAACCAGTCGAACCATTGCTGGACATGGATCAGGTCAAAGTCGACCCAGCCTGGGCCCTGCGCGTGCCTGCCTCGCTGGCGGTGCGGCGGCAACTGCTGCCATTTGCACTCGTGCAAGGACAGGTTTGCGTTGCTTGTTCCAATCAGCGCGATGCCTCGGCCATTCAAGCCTTGCAGCGGCAACTGCAGCAACCACTGAAGCTCTACAACGCCGAGCCGGCATCGCTCAAGCGGGCCCTCGATCGCATTTATGGTAACGCGGAAGCAGCGGCACGTATGGGCGCCGCCGCTGCCGGCAAACCGCGTACGGGAGACGTCGAATCGGAAGACGCGGTCTCGCTCTGCGATGAATTGCTCAGCGCCGCGCTGGTTCGCCAGGCGAGCGATGTGCATCTCAATCCCAAAGCCGACAAGCTGCAAGTTCGCTTTCGCGTCGACGGCGTGCTCGAGGACTATCGCCCGCTGCCCATCGCCTTGCACGCCAGCATGGTCAGCCGTTTCAAGGTTCTCTCGGGAATGGATATTTCCGAACGTCGCTCGCCGCAAGACGGTCGCTTTACACACACGTTCGGCGGTCAAAATCAAAAAGTGGACGTTCGCGTCGCAACCTTGCCGACGCGGCACGGCGAACGGATGACGCTGCGGCTACTAGCGGTGCAAACCGAATCTCTGACGCTCGAAAAACTCGGCATGAGCGATGCCGACCTGAAGAATTTTTCGCACGCCATTGATCGGCCGCACGGCTTGATCTTGATCACCGGGCCAACCGGCAGCGGCAAGACGACTTCGCTGTACGCGGCGATTCGCAAGCTGATCGCGGGCGCGACTTACAACGTGATCACCATCGAAGATCCCATCGAATACGAAATCTCCGACGTGCAGCAAGTCGAAGTGGACTCGGCCGATAAGGTGAGCTTCGCGAAGGCTCTGCGCAGCGTGTTGCGACACGATCCCGACGTGGTGATGATCGGCGAAATTCGAGATCACGAAACGGCCGACATTGCGATCAAGTCGTCCCTCACGGGCCACTTGGTAATGAGCACCTTGCACACCAACTCGGCGGTGAGCGCAGTGACCCGTCTGGTGGATATGGAAATCGATCGCTTCCTGATTGCTGCCACGTTGCGTTTGGCAGTGGCTCAGCGTCTCGTCCGCCGACTTTGCCAACACTGTCATCGTTCACGACCGCTCACGCACGCCGAGGCAGAAACATTGTCACGTCCAGCGGCGGGCACAGCGGTGTTCGATCCTGTCGGCTGCATGTACTGCGCAAATCGCGGTTATGTCGGCCGGCTGGGTGTGTTTGAAATGCTTCCCGTGGATGAACGCATCGCCGGGATGATTTCGAGCGGCGCCGAAGAGACTGCCCTCATCGCTCAATTGCGACTGCAGCAACAACCACAACTCGTGGACGATGGTTTGATGAAAATGCAAAGCGGACTGACATCCGCAGCCGAGGTGCTCGCCTCCGTAGCCTCGTGGTGA
- a CDS encoding type II secretion system F family protein — MPRFVFAAHDRGGRTQTGVLELPSYDAAVDMLRQRQWIVLDMQIEQEATVGAGFSLEKVWQLFPVRLGDIELSLRQLAVMLRSGLTLLESLRLLTENSNRASMRLTWTKVADEILNGESLGNAMTKHACFPAAVVQLTRVGEQTGELDVVLTRSAESIEAWRRLRSQILTAMAYPLLVFIAACGVSAFMVFNVIPKLQTFLTSMGKQLPAITQLLVDITTFINNHIWYGVGGVTVLTIVTVAARLWPTSREFTDRVLLYVPAIGRVFTVAGTAALARNLGTLLRSGVTVLDSLHSVEQLLANKHLARVISEARTEVVQGRTLADALRGRGGFTPMICKMIAIGESSGRLDDVMDEAARYYEDDLRRAISTLAALVEPAMLLIVGGIVGFVYIAFFMAMFAAAR, encoded by the coding sequence ATGCCACGTTTCGTTTTTGCAGCTCACGACCGCGGAGGACGCACCCAAACCGGCGTGCTCGAACTGCCGTCGTACGATGCTGCGGTCGATATGCTGCGGCAACGGCAATGGATTGTGCTCGACATGCAAATCGAGCAAGAGGCCACGGTGGGCGCCGGCTTTTCGTTGGAAAAAGTCTGGCAGTTGTTTCCCGTTCGCCTGGGCGACATCGAACTGAGTTTGCGGCAACTCGCGGTGATGCTGCGCAGCGGTCTCACCCTGCTCGAATCGCTTCGGCTGTTGACGGAGAACTCGAATCGCGCGTCGATGCGTCTCACCTGGACGAAAGTCGCCGATGAAATTCTGAACGGCGAGTCGCTCGGCAATGCCATGACGAAGCATGCCTGCTTTCCTGCCGCGGTGGTGCAACTGACGCGCGTGGGTGAGCAGACCGGCGAACTCGATGTCGTCTTGACCCGCTCGGCAGAATCGATCGAAGCGTGGCGGCGACTGCGTTCGCAGATTCTCACCGCGATGGCTTATCCGTTGCTGGTGTTCATCGCGGCTTGCGGCGTGTCGGCGTTCATGGTTTTCAACGTCATTCCCAAGTTGCAGACGTTTCTTACGTCGATGGGCAAGCAGTTGCCCGCGATCACGCAACTGCTCGTCGATATCACCACCTTTATCAACAATCACATCTGGTATGGCGTAGGCGGCGTGACGGTTTTAACCATCGTCACCGTTGCCGCACGGTTGTGGCCGACCAGTCGCGAGTTCACCGATCGAGTCCTCCTTTACGTGCCGGCGATTGGGCGAGTGTTTACCGTGGCGGGCACGGCGGCGCTGGCGCGGAACCTGGGAACACTGCTCCGCAGCGGTGTGACGGTGCTCGATTCCTTGCATTCGGTCGAGCAGTTGCTGGCCAATAAGCATCTGGCTCGCGTGATCAGTGAAGCACGCACCGAAGTGGTGCAAGGACGCACCCTCGCCGACGCTTTGCGCGGCCGCGGCGGCTTCACGCCCATGATTTGCAAGATGATCGCCATCGGCGAATCTTCAGGCCGCTTGGACGACGTGATGGATGAAGCGGCCCGCTATTACGAAGATGATCTGCGACGAGCGATCAGCACATTGGCAGCGCTCGTCGAACCGGCGATGTTGTTGATCGTCGGCGGTATCGTGGGATTTGTGTACATCGCGTTCTTCATGGCTATGTTTGCCGCGGCCCGCTAA
- a CDS encoding ATP-binding cassette domain-containing protein, whose product MSVLQFNCRFRYPTGFKLDQSFAVERGITALVGPSGAGKTTILHLIAGLLRPQAGQIVLADKTLFDSARGVNVPPYRRSIGMVFQDYLLFPHMTVDKNLRYGASRGTAATASLSPLIDALELGDLLQRFPASLSGGQRQRVALGRAIASNPSILLLDEPISALDPELKKSVISYLAQTLKKYPVPTILVTHDLTSVEAVCTGVVRLPGN is encoded by the coding sequence ATGAGCGTCTTGCAATTCAACTGCCGCTTCAGGTATCCAACCGGTTTCAAGCTGGATCAGTCGTTCGCCGTCGAGCGAGGCATCACAGCGCTCGTCGGGCCGTCAGGCGCGGGCAAGACAACCATCCTGCACCTGATCGCGGGACTCCTTCGGCCGCAAGCGGGGCAGATTGTGCTCGCTGACAAGACGCTTTTTGATTCGGCCCGCGGCGTGAACGTGCCGCCGTATCGGCGCAGCATCGGAATGGTTTTTCAGGATTACTTGCTGTTTCCACACATGACGGTGGATAAGAATCTGCGTTACGGCGCGTCGCGCGGAACGGCTGCGACAGCCAGCCTGAGCCCGCTCATTGATGCACTCGAACTGGGCGATTTGCTGCAGCGTTTTCCCGCGTCACTCAGTGGCGGCCAGCGGCAGCGAGTCGCGCTAGGCCGAGCGATCGCCAGCAATCCGTCGATTCTGCTGCTCGATGAACCAATTAGCGCGCTCGATCCCGAGTTGAAGAAGAGCGTGATCAGCTACCTGGCTCAAACCCTGAAGAAATATCCGGTCCCGACGATTCTGGTCACCCATGACCTGACGTCGGTCGAAGCCGTTTGCACCGGCGTGGTCCGTTTGCCGGGCAATTGA